One Oscillospiraceae bacterium genomic region harbors:
- the asnB gene encoding asparagine synthase (glutamine-hydrolyzing): MCGFVGFTGMRAEREAILHRMADRIIHRGPDMEGYHLSGDTPENAVALGFRRLSIIDLAAGKQPMYNEDGTVVVVFNGEIFNFMDLRTELQAKGHIFKTHCDTEVILHGYEEYGTALAAKLRGMFAFVVCDTKTNTLYGARDMFGIKPFYYTQTSEGELLFGSEIKSLLEHPGFRREVNAEALRPYLTFQYSAMNETFFKGTYKLPPAHWFEYKNGQMHIERYWDADFRHKTSLTYEQAADEIDARVRESVAAHRISDVKLGSFLSGGVDSSYITACLMPDDTFSVGFESPDGTHKFDETTEAGELSQKLGIHNYREMLTKEQCLDAFADIQYHMDEPQSNPSSVPLYFLCQLARQHVTVVLSGEGADEIYAGYEWYADTPLMQKYKRLPAGVRHLASDVSQHLPYFKGHDFIIKGSGRPEDWFIGQAHVFEEKDAYDILKPKYRVGPTAREVAAPIYDRVKDLSELEKKQYLDLNLWLPGDILLKADKMSMAHSLELRVPYLDREVFREAEAYPVSYKLRGDTKAVLRTAANKTLPDAWANRTKKGFPVPIAKWLEDPEFSAKVRKSFAGDVAGEYFDQNKLLAMLDDPKHERRKIWTAYTFLTWHEQFFEKFDA, from the coding sequence ATGTGTGGTTTTGTTGGTTTTACCGGCATGCGCGCCGAGCGTGAGGCTATCCTGCATCGGATGGCCGACCGCATCATCCACCGCGGGCCGGATATGGAGGGCTACCACCTGAGCGGTGACACCCCCGAAAACGCCGTAGCCCTGGGCTTCCGCCGCCTGAGCATCATCGACCTGGCCGCCGGCAAGCAGCCCATGTATAACGAGGACGGCACCGTTGTCGTCGTTTTCAACGGCGAGATCTTCAACTTTATGGATCTGCGCACCGAGCTGCAGGCCAAGGGTCACATTTTCAAGACCCACTGCGATACCGAGGTCATCCTGCACGGCTACGAGGAATACGGCACCGCCCTGGCCGCAAAGCTGCGCGGCATGTTCGCCTTTGTTGTCTGCGATACCAAAACGAATACCCTGTACGGCGCCCGCGATATGTTCGGCATCAAACCGTTCTACTACACCCAGACCAGCGAGGGGGAGCTGCTGTTCGGCAGCGAGATCAAGAGCCTGCTGGAGCATCCCGGTTTCCGCCGGGAGGTCAACGCCGAGGCCCTGCGCCCCTACCTGACCTTCCAGTACAGCGCCATGAACGAGACCTTTTTTAAAGGCACCTACAAGCTGCCCCCCGCCCACTGGTTTGAGTACAAGAACGGCCAGATGCATATTGAGCGCTACTGGGATGCGGACTTCCGCCACAAGACCAGCCTGACCTACGAGCAGGCGGCGGACGAGATCGACGCCCGCGTGCGGGAGAGCGTGGCCGCCCACCGCATCAGCGATGTGAAGCTGGGCTCGTTCCTGTCCGGCGGCGTGGATTCCAGCTATATCACCGCCTGCCTGATGCCCGATGATACCTTCTCGGTCGGCTTTGAAAGCCCCGACGGCACCCACAAATTCGACGAGACCACCGAAGCCGGCGAGCTGAGCCAGAAGCTGGGCATCCACAACTACCGCGAGATGCTGACCAAAGAGCAGTGCCTGGACGCCTTTGCCGACATCCAGTACCACATGGATGAGCCGCAGTCCAACCCGTCCAGCGTGCCGCTGTACTTCCTGTGCCAGCTGGCCCGCCAGCATGTCACCGTGGTGCTTTCCGGCGAGGGCGCCGACGAGATCTACGCCGGTTACGAGTGGTACGCCGACACCCCGCTGATGCAGAAGTACAAGCGCCTGCCCGCCGGTGTGCGCCATCTGGCCAGCGATGTGAGCCAGCACCTGCCCTACTTCAAGGGGCACGACTTCATTATTAAAGGCAGCGGCCGCCCCGAGGATTGGTTCATCGGCCAGGCGCACGTCTTTGAGGAAAAGGACGCCTACGACATCCTGAAACCCAAGTACCGCGTCGGCCCCACGGCCCGCGAAGTCGCTGCACCGATCTATGACCGCGTGAAGGACCTGAGCGAGTTGGAAAAGAAGCAGTACCTTGACCTGAACCTCTGGCTGCCCGGCGACATTTTGCTGAAAGCCGACAAGATGAGCATGGCCCACAGCCTGGAGCTGCGCGTGCCCTACCTCGACCGTGAGGTATTCCGCGAGGCCGAAGCCTACCCCGTAAGCTACAAACTGCGGGGCGACACCAAGGCTGTGCTGCGCACCGCCGCCAACAAGACCCTGCCTGATGCCTGGGCCAACCGCACGAAGAAAGGCTTCCCCGTACCCATTGCCAAGTGGCTGGAGGACCCGGAATTTTCCGCCAAGGTTCGCAAGAGTTTTGCTGGTGACGTAGCCGGGGAATACTTTGACCAGAATAAGCTGCTGGCCATGCTGGATGACCCCAAGCACGAGCGCCGCAAGATCTGGACGGCCTACACCTTCCTGACCTGGCACGAACAGTTCTTTGAGAAATTTGACGCGTAA
- a CDS encoding peptidase E, which produces MKLFLCSHFSSVGSLIKEEIENKKVAFIPTASLREGYTGYVGSARKLFKKLGAIVTEIDISTEAYSTIQSVFEEADVIYFTGGNSFFLMDQLRKTGTDGLLKKELANGKLMIGESAGAIICAPSIQYIEQMDEKPEDYSQEDDAGLDLIDFYVLPHYLTAPFKKVTEKIMTEFSDLNLCPINNRQGIVIDGEGSKVICKD; this is translated from the coding sequence ATGAAATTATTTTTATGTTCGCACTTTTCAAGTGTAGGAAGTCTGATAAAGGAAGAAATTGAAAATAAGAAAGTCGCATTTATTCCAACAGCTTCACTGCGTGAAGGCTACACCGGTTATGTCGGCTCGGCTCGAAAATTATTCAAAAAGTTGGGAGCGATCGTAACTGAAATTGATATTTCAACGGAGGCTTATTCAACGATACAGTCTGTTTTTGAAGAAGCAGATGTGATATATTTTACCGGCGGAAACTCTTTCTTTCTTATGGACCAGCTCCGTAAAACGGGAACTGATGGACTGCTGAAAAAGGAATTGGCAAATGGAAAATTGATGATCGGCGAGTCGGCAGGCGCAATTATATGCGCTCCAAGCATCCAATATATCGAGCAAATGGATGAAAAGCCGGAGGACTACTCACAAGAAGATGATGCAGGGCTTGATTTGATTGATTTCTATGTTCTTCCGCATTATCTTACAGCACCATTTAAGAAAGTTACCGAGAAAATAATGACTGAGTTTTCGGATTTGAATCTATGCCCAATTAACAACCGTCAGGGAATTGTAATTGATGGTGAAGGTTCAAAGGTTATTTGCAAAGACTAA
- a CDS encoding nucleoside triphosphate pyrophosphohydrolase family protein — protein sequence MDVNEYQKSAMTTLNPTLDRKDVLINSVMGLCGESGEAIDIVKKWLMQGHELDKEHLIKELGDVAWYLAEAATALDVPLETVFQENLDKLHRRFPNGFDTPASVHRKKDDI from the coding sequence ATGGATGTCAATGAATATCAGAAGTCTGCAATGACCACCTTGAATCCTACGCTTGACAGGAAAGACGTCCTTATCAACAGCGTAATGGGCTTATGCGGTGAATCCGGGGAAGCAATTGATATTGTGAAAAAATGGCTGATGCAGGGACACGAATTGGACAAGGAACATCTGATAAAGGAACTTGGCGACGTAGCATGGTATCTGGCAGAAGCAGCTACCGCATTGGATGTGCCGTTGGAAACCGTATTTCAAGAGAATCTTGACAAACTGCACAGACGTTTTCCAAACGGTTTTGATACACCGGCTTCTGTTCACCGTAAGAAAGATGACATCTAA
- the ppdK gene encoding pyruvate, phosphate dikinase, with protein MSKKFLYLFKEGHDAFGGDQTTMKNTLGGKGAGLAEMTHAGMPVPQGFTITTEACTQYYADNREINDEIKADIFKYMGILEEQTGKTFGSIENPLLVSVRSGARQSMPGMMDTILNLGLNDQAVEGLAKKTDNPRFAYDCYRRFIQMYSDVVMELGKSFFEERIDAMKVRKGVTQDVELDAEDLKELVKEFKQIYLEKQGEEFPQDPKEQLIGAVKAVFRSWDNPRANVYRKMNEIPYEWGTAVNVQQMAFGNSGMRSGTGVAFTRNPATGEKKLMGEYLINAQGEDVVAGIRTPSPISKLHEEMPEVYDQFVEIATRLENYYKDMQDMEFTIEDGKLFMLQTRNGKRTAQAALQIACDLVDEGVIDEKTAVLRVEPKQLDTLLHPQFDAAALKAAQAIGKGLAASPGSACGRVVFSAEDAEEKVKDDAWKKVVLVRLETSPEDIVGMQVSQGILTVRGGMTSHAAVVARGMGTCCVSGCGNDNTVAIDYDAKVITINGHTFHEGDWMSIDGSTGNIYEGQIATVASTENANFKRFMGWADANRQMKVMTNADNPRDAQNAVDMGAEGIGLCRTEHMFFAEDRIAAVREMICARTVEERKTALAKVEPFQEADFTAMYRIMGDRPMTIRYLDPPLHEFLPTKAEDIEALAKDMGMTTEELNNVVVSLHEFNPMMGHRGCRLAVTYPEIAEMQTNAVIKAAIKVSAETGKMITPHIMVPLVGEVKELKYVKDVIVKTADALIAAAGVDMKYEVGTMIEIPRAALTAGEIAKEADFFSFGTNDLTQMTFGFSRDDAAKFLTAYYDNKIYESDPFQHLDQIGVGKLVKMAAHDGRETNPNLGLGICGEHGGDPSSVEFCHNVGLDYVSCSPYRVPIARLAAAQAAIKAPRAK; from the coding sequence ATGAGCAAGAAATTCTTGTATCTGTTCAAAGAGGGCCACGATGCCTTCGGCGGCGACCAGACCACCATGAAGAATACTCTTGGCGGCAAGGGCGCTGGCCTGGCAGAAATGACCCACGCCGGCATGCCGGTACCGCAGGGCTTCACCATCACCACCGAAGCCTGCACCCAGTACTACGCTGACAACCGCGAGATCAACGATGAGATCAAAGCGGACATCTTCAAATACATGGGCATCCTGGAGGAGCAGACTGGCAAGACCTTCGGCTCCATCGAGAACCCCCTGCTGGTTTCCGTCCGTTCCGGCGCACGTCAGTCCATGCCCGGCATGATGGACACCATCCTGAACCTGGGCCTGAACGATCAGGCTGTTGAGGGCCTGGCCAAAAAGACCGACAACCCCCGCTTTGCTTATGACTGCTACCGCCGCTTCATCCAGATGTACTCTGACGTCGTCATGGAGCTGGGCAAGAGCTTCTTTGAGGAGCGCATCGACGCCATGAAGGTGCGCAAGGGCGTTACCCAGGACGTTGAGCTGGACGCCGAGGATTTGAAGGAACTCGTCAAGGAGTTCAAGCAGATCTACCTGGAGAAGCAGGGCGAAGAGTTCCCGCAGGACCCCAAAGAGCAGCTGATCGGCGCCGTCAAGGCCGTCTTCCGCTCCTGGGACAACCCCCGCGCCAACGTCTATCGTAAGATGAACGAGATCCCCTACGAGTGGGGCACTGCCGTCAACGTGCAGCAGATGGCTTTCGGTAACTCCGGCATGCGTTCCGGCACCGGCGTTGCTTTCACCCGTAACCCCGCTACCGGCGAGAAGAAGCTGATGGGCGAGTACCTGATCAACGCCCAGGGCGAGGACGTCGTCGCTGGTATCCGTACTCCTTCTCCCATCAGCAAGCTGCATGAGGAGATGCCCGAGGTCTACGATCAGTTCGTTGAGATCGCAACCCGCCTCGAGAACTACTACAAGGATATGCAGGACATGGAGTTCACCATTGAGGATGGCAAGCTCTTCATGCTGCAGACCCGTAACGGCAAGCGTACCGCCCAGGCTGCTCTGCAGATCGCCTGCGACCTGGTGGACGAGGGCGTTATCGATGAAAAGACCGCTGTCCTGCGCGTTGAGCCCAAGCAGCTCGACACCCTGTTGCACCCGCAGTTCGATGCCGCTGCCCTGAAGGCCGCCCAGGCTATCGGCAAGGGCCTGGCCGCTTCTCCGGGATCTGCCTGCGGCCGCGTTGTCTTCTCTGCTGAGGACGCCGAGGAGAAGGTCAAGGACGATGCCTGGAAGAAGGTCGTCCTGGTTCGTCTTGAGACCAGCCCCGAGGACATCGTCGGCATGCAGGTCTCTCAGGGTATCCTGACCGTCCGCGGCGGTATGACCAGCCACGCTGCTGTCGTCGCCCGCGGCATGGGCACCTGCTGCGTTTCCGGCTGCGGCAACGACAACACCGTTGCTATCGACTATGATGCCAAGGTCATCACCATCAACGGCCATACCTTCCACGAGGGTGACTGGATGAGCATCGATGGCTCTACCGGCAACATCTACGAGGGCCAGATCGCTACCGTGGCTTCCACCGAGAATGCCAACTTCAAGCGCTTCATGGGCTGGGCTGACGCCAACCGCCAGATGAAGGTCATGACCAACGCCGACAACCCGCGCGACGCACAGAACGCCGTCGATATGGGTGCTGAGGGCATCGGCCTGTGCCGTACCGAGCATATGTTCTTCGCCGAGGACCGCATCGCTGCTGTCCGTGAGATGATCTGCGCTCGTACTGTTGAGGAGCGCAAGACCGCTCTGGCCAAGGTCGAGCCGTTCCAGGAAGCTGACTTCACCGCTATGTACCGCATCATGGGCGACCGTCCGATGACCATCCGTTATCTGGATCCGCCGCTGCATGAGTTCCTGCCCACCAAGGCCGAGGATATCGAGGCTTTGGCTAAGGACATGGGTATGACCACCGAAGAGCTGAACAACGTCGTTGTCAGCCTGCACGAGTTCAACCCCATGATGGGTCACCGTGGCTGCCGTCTGGCCGTCACTTACCCCGAAATCGCTGAGATGCAGACCAACGCTGTCATCAAGGCTGCCATCAAGGTTTCTGCCGAGACTGGCAAGATGATCACCCCGCACATCATGGTTCCTCTGGTTGGCGAAGTCAAGGAGTTGAAGTACGTCAAGGACGTCATCGTCAAGACTGCTGATGCCCTGATCGCCGCTGCCGGTGTTGACATGAAGTACGAGGTCGGCACCATGATCGAGATTCCTCGTGCAGCCCTGACTGCCGGTGAAATCGCCAAGGAAGCTGACTTCTTCAGCTTCGGCACCAACGACCTGACCCAGATGACCTTCGGCTTCAGCCGTGACGATGCTGCTAAGTTCCTGACCGCTTACTACGATAACAAAATCTACGAGAGCGATCCGTTCCAGCACCTGGATCAGATCGGCGTTGGCAAGCTGGTCAAGATGGCTGCCCATGACGGCCGCGAGACCAACCCCAACCTGGGTCTGGGCATCTGCGGTGAGCACGGCGGCGATCCCAGCAGTGTTGAGTTCTGCCACAACGTTGGCCTGGACTACGTCAGCTGCTCTCCCTACCGTGTTCCCATCGCCCGCCTCGCCGCCGCTCAGGCTGCTATTAAAGCTCCCAGAGCGAAGTGA
- a CDS encoding recombinase family protein: MQTTQQQLYFGSMNLDRNCDRRMVFYGRVSTQHEQQKDALSNQMQWYDDQLKYHANWQLVGRYIDEGITGTLAKKRPSFMRMLDDARNGKFDLIVTREVCRFARNTVDTLSITRELRGIGVEVYFVSDNIWTLDSDGELRLSIMSSLAQEESRKISERVLAGQMISRQNGVLYGNGNILGYDLDKAHNTYTINEEQAKVVRFVFDMYSRGYGQSLICNELTRLGYKDSQGNVKWSCIKISKMLRNATYMGYIGYNKSKTTNYIDKVRVKNLNEDSIQLVKGNFPPLISEELWHECDRIRKQKIATYRMPDGSTRRAGYLGPMHLWTQKLRCRCGGGFNRFKWRVLKDGTPVYGYQCNYRTVNVSRSFVVEHNLQGQSSCDAISICEWKLELMAKLIFDRIWGDQNAAVKKAVAMIDSVSSRAAPACSVASSSAQISKLKNRKLRLAQMYADGDLGRDEYKELCAKTEQEISALQHPPAEMAAQQKAAATPSMKELTAALNRIVDLSAPKLPDSLIQEFVEVVTPIKDNLYRWKLNFGPQVPHAERTDLTKIEQNPLLKFRINFETAR; this comes from the coding sequence ATGCAGACAACACAACAACAGTTATATTTCGGGTCTATGAATTTAGACCGCAACTGTGACCGCCGCATGGTCTTTTACGGTCGAGTTTCCACACAGCACGAACAGCAGAAGGACGCGCTCAGCAACCAGATGCAATGGTACGATGACCAATTGAAGTACCACGCGAATTGGCAACTGGTCGGGCGCTACATTGACGAAGGCATTACCGGAACGCTTGCAAAAAAGCGTCCCTCTTTTATGCGAATGCTGGACGACGCCCGAAACGGAAAATTCGACCTGATTGTCACCCGCGAGGTATGCCGCTTTGCCAGAAACACCGTTGATACACTCTCCATCACAAGAGAGCTTCGCGGCATTGGTGTGGAGGTTTACTTCGTGTCTGACAACATCTGGACGTTGGACAGCGATGGCGAACTGCGCCTAAGCATTATGTCCTCTCTTGCGCAGGAGGAAAGCCGCAAGATTTCCGAACGTGTCTTAGCCGGTCAAATGATCAGCCGCCAAAACGGTGTTCTCTACGGGAATGGCAACATTTTGGGCTATGATTTAGACAAGGCCCATAACACCTACACCATCAACGAGGAGCAGGCAAAAGTCGTTCGCTTTGTATTTGATATGTACTCCAGAGGCTACGGGCAAAGTCTGATCTGCAACGAGCTTACACGCCTTGGGTATAAGGATAGCCAAGGCAATGTGAAATGGTCTTGCATCAAAATCAGTAAGATGCTACGCAACGCCACCTATATGGGGTACATAGGCTACAACAAGTCCAAGACCACCAATTACATTGACAAGGTTCGCGTAAAGAATCTCAATGAAGATAGCATTCAACTTGTCAAGGGCAACTTCCCGCCGCTTATTTCTGAGGAATTGTGGCACGAATGTGATCGAATCCGCAAGCAAAAAATCGCCACATATCGGATGCCGGACGGCTCCACACGCCGCGCCGGTTATCTTGGTCCGATGCATCTATGGACACAAAAACTGCGTTGCCGCTGCGGCGGCGGGTTTAACCGTTTCAAGTGGCGCGTTTTGAAAGACGGAACGCCGGTTTACGGGTATCAATGCAATTACCGCACAGTGAATGTTTCCCGTTCTTTTGTCGTGGAACACAATCTGCAAGGACAGTCATCCTGCGATGCAATTTCCATATGCGAATGGAAACTGGAACTTATGGCAAAGTTGATTTTTGACCGTATCTGGGGCGACCAAAATGCGGCAGTGAAAAAAGCGGTTGCTATGATAGACTCTGTCAGCAGCCGCGCGGCTCCTGCCTGCTCGGTTGCCAGCAGCAGCGCCCAGATTAGTAAGCTGAAAAATCGCAAACTGCGGCTTGCTCAAATGTACGCAGACGGTGACTTGGGGCGTGATGAGTACAAAGAGCTGTGCGCCAAGACGGAGCAGGAAATCAGTGCCTTGCAGCACCCTCCAGCCGAAATGGCAGCACAACAAAAAGCAGCAGCCACTCCTTCTATGAAGGAGCTGACTGCTGCGCTGAATCGAATCGTGGATCTTTCTGCACCGAAGTTGCCTGATTCACTGATTCAGGAATTTGTAGAGGTTGTCACGCCTATCAAAGACAACCTCTACCGCTGGAAGCTGAATTTCGGTCCGCAGGTTCCTCACGCTGAACGAACCGACTTGACGAAAATCGAGCAGAATCCCCTGCTGAAATTCAGAATCAACTTCGAAACCGCACGTTAA
- a CDS encoding FprA family A-type flavoprotein: MTIQTVTDAIRYVGVDDNTLALFENQYPVQPMGVSYNSYVILDEKIAVMDSVDARAAEEWLSNVARVLEGRSPHYLVVTHMEPDHSGSLMRLAQKYPEMKIVGNAKTFTMIKQFFGTGALSEDRMLEVGERDTLSLGLHRLRFLLAPMVHWPEVMAAYEEEEKILFSADAFGRFGSLERTARAPWAPQARRYYYNIVGKYGAQVQALLKKISALEIKTICPLHGPMLTEDLGEYLRLYDLWSQWKPEKPEGILIAHASIHGNTAYASEALKSKLKGKGAQVTMCDLTATDLSYAVTSAFYCGKLVLACSTYDGGLFPPMKAFLDHLQTKGFRNRRIGLMENGSWAPAAARLMRAELEKMKELRLCETDVSLRGALNQTSEAQMDALVAELCAE; encoded by the coding sequence ATGACCATTCAAACGGTAACAGATGCCATCCGCTATGTAGGGGTGGATGATAACACATTGGCACTCTTTGAAAACCAGTACCCCGTCCAGCCTATGGGAGTGAGCTACAACTCCTATGTTATTCTGGATGAGAAGATTGCCGTGATGGACAGCGTGGACGCACGGGCGGCGGAAGAATGGCTTTCCAATGTGGCGCGGGTGTTGGAGGGGCGCAGCCCCCACTATCTTGTGGTCACACACATGGAGCCGGATCATTCCGGCAGCCTCATGCGGCTGGCACAAAAGTACCCGGAGATGAAGATTGTGGGAAACGCGAAAACATTTACCATGATCAAGCAGTTCTTCGGCACAGGTGCATTGTCGGAAGACCGTATGCTGGAGGTTGGCGAAAGAGATACGCTTTCCTTGGGTTTGCACCGGCTGCGCTTTCTGCTGGCGCCGATGGTACACTGGCCGGAGGTGATGGCAGCGTATGAAGAGGAGGAAAAGATCCTGTTCTCGGCGGATGCCTTCGGCCGCTTCGGCTCACTGGAACGGACTGCCCGTGCCCCCTGGGCGCCGCAGGCCCGGCGGTATTATTACAACATCGTCGGAAAGTATGGCGCACAGGTGCAGGCGCTGCTGAAAAAAATCTCCGCGCTGGAGATCAAAACGATCTGCCCGCTCCATGGCCCCATGCTCACAGAAGACTTGGGGGAGTATCTGCGGCTCTATGATCTCTGGTCACAATGGAAACCGGAAAAACCGGAGGGCATCCTGATCGCTCACGCATCCATCCATGGAAATACCGCATATGCATCGGAGGCCCTCAAGAGCAAGCTGAAGGGAAAAGGTGCACAAGTCACCATGTGCGATCTGACGGCAACAGACCTTTCCTATGCCGTGACCAGCGCATTCTACTGTGGGAAACTGGTGTTGGCCTGCTCCACTTATGACGGAGGACTGTTCCCGCCCATGAAGGCCTTTTTGGATCATTTACAGACAAAGGGATTCCGAAACCGCCGGATCGGCCTCATGGAAAACGGCTCATGGGCCCCTGCTGCCGCGCGGCTGATGCGCGCCGAGTTGGAAAAGATGAAGGAACTCCGACTGTGTGAAACAGATGTATCGCTGCGCGGCGCACTGAACCAAACCAGCGAAGCGCAGATGGACGCTCTGGTGGCGGAGCTTTGCGCGGAGTAG
- a CDS encoding DUF2249 domain-containing protein, with protein sequence MSYENWKNKAQGFQTVDVRHIQGSFFEGLKKRAEALEVGEGLHIIQTFEPHPLYAVMEGLGYEHHTEQRSEAEFHVWFCRVEKKEGDSSAPFKPLALLNYPMIDEKLGQIAVDFWETTWQSEKRVLPYETRLLLSLTNAVGAGRMRQAARELVKAYIHGVESSAFDDVFELLAWNQGIGFFSSEIGPSALFQAYKLIKNGEKQGKSREDICSALREKFGEKNPEMQVLNK encoded by the coding sequence ATGAGCTACGAAAACTGGAAGAATAAGGCGCAGGGGTTTCAGACCGTGGATGTGCGCCATATACAGGGCAGCTTCTTTGAAGGGCTGAAGAAAAGAGCCGAGGCGTTGGAGGTGGGCGAAGGATTACACATCATCCAGACCTTTGAGCCGCATCCACTGTACGCTGTCATGGAGGGCTTGGGCTACGAGCACCACACCGAGCAGCGGAGTGAGGCGGAGTTCCATGTCTGGTTCTGCCGTGTGGAGAAGAAGGAAGGCGACAGCTCCGCTCCCTTCAAGCCGCTGGCTCTTTTGAACTATCCCATGATCGATGAAAAGCTGGGGCAGATCGCCGTGGATTTTTGGGAGACCACATGGCAGAGCGAGAAGCGCGTACTGCCCTACGAAACGCGGCTGCTGCTGTCCCTGACCAACGCTGTCGGTGCAGGCCGGATGAGGCAGGCGGCGCGGGAGCTGGTAAAGGCATATATCCACGGTGTGGAGAGCTCCGCGTTTGACGACGTGTTCGAACTGCTGGCATGGAATCAGGGCATCGGTTTTTTCAGCAGCGAGATCGGCCCCTCGGCGCTGTTTCAGGCGTACAAGCTCATTAAAAACGGTGAGAAGCAGGGCAAGTCCCGGGAGGATATCTGCAGTGCGCTGCGCGAGAAATTTGGGGAGAAGAACCCGGAGATGCAGGTCCTGAACAAATGA
- a CDS encoding DUF2249 domain-containing protein gives MSYENWKDKIGTFEVMDVRGKKMDFFPALKAKAAALKNGEGLHIIQTFEPVPLYPVLALMGFEHHTEKVSGSEYHIWFYRVKKGE, from the coding sequence ATGAGTTATGAAAACTGGAAGGACAAAATCGGCACATTTGAAGTGATGGACGTGCGGGGCAAAAAGATGGACTTCTTCCCCGCATTGAAGGCAAAGGCTGCCGCGCTGAAAAACGGAGAAGGACTGCATATCATCCAGACCTTCGAGCCTGTCCCACTGTACCCGGTGCTGGCCCTTATGGGCTTTGAGCATCACACGGAGAAGGTGAGCGGCAGCGAATATCACATCTGGTTTTATCGAGTGAAGAAAGGAGAATAA
- a CDS encoding Crp/Fnr family transcriptional regulator, which produces MKKFFPTLHAAALFSGISDDELATMLSCLGARIDTFPKGSRLLRAGEAVEEVGLVLAGSALIMQEDIWGNRNILSKTGPGQTFADVFACAPGAVLNVSVEAESTMTVMFLHIRRVLSVCPSACSYHSRFIRNLLGELAEKNLRLNEKLTHMGQRTTRAKLMSYFSAEALRRGVYEFDIPFSRQQLADYLGVERSGLSVELGKMRDEGLLDFHKSHFLLKTPEADRPFPSAR; this is translated from the coding sequence ATGAAAAAATTTTTCCCGACGCTCCACGCCGCGGCGCTTTTCTCCGGTATTTCCGACGACGAGCTTGCCACCATGCTCTCCTGCCTCGGGGCAAGGATCGACACCTTTCCAAAAGGCTCCCGCCTGCTTCGCGCCGGAGAGGCGGTGGAGGAGGTGGGCCTTGTGTTGGCGGGCAGCGCCCTCATTATGCAGGAGGATATCTGGGGAAACCGCAACATCCTCTCCAAGACCGGGCCGGGGCAGACCTTCGCGGATGTGTTTGCCTGCGCGCCGGGAGCGGTGCTGAACGTGAGCGTGGAGGCGGAGAGCACGATGACGGTGATGTTTCTACACATAAGGCGCGTTTTGAGCGTGTGCCCCTCCGCCTGCTCCTACCATAGCCGGTTCATCCGCAATCTGCTGGGCGAGTTAGCGGAGAAGAACCTGCGGCTCAACGAAAAGCTCACCCACATGGGCCAGCGCACGACGCGTGCAAAGCTGATGTCCTATTTTTCCGCTGAGGCACTGCGGCGCGGGGTCTATGAGTTCGACATTCCGTTTTCAAGGCAGCAGCTTGCGGATTACCTCGGTGTGGAGCGCAGCGGGCTGTCCGTGGAGCTTGGAAAAATGCGGGATGAGGGCCTGCTCGACTTTCACAAAAGCCATTTCCTTCTCAAAACGCCGGAGGCTGACCGTCCCTTTCCTTCTGCGCGTTAA